The following are from one region of the Centroberyx gerrardi isolate f3 chromosome 16, fCenGer3.hap1.cur.20231027, whole genome shotgun sequence genome:
- the ankhd1 gene encoding ankyrin repeat and KH domain-containing protein 1 isoform X1 produces the protein MQDAVAGTAMLTDGFEDEIDSVTPRSPAVGMGVGATPGGVGLGGIGIGVGGKKVRLFGEPGGPATERLDFKLAAAAVLSSGPGSGSDEDEVSEVESFILDQEDLDNPIMKTASELLLSSATDGVDLRTVDAETQARLEALLEAAGIGKLSTADGKAFADPEVLRRLTSSVSCALDEAAAALTRMRAENTLNAGQADNLVIFSRSLAEACSDGDVNAVRKLLDEGRSVNEHTEEGESLLCLACSAGYYELAQVLLAMHANVEDRGIKGDITPLMAAASGGYVDIVKLLLVHGADVNAQSSTGNTALTYACAGGFVDVVKVLLKEGANIEDHNENGHTPLMEAASAGHVEVARVLLEYGAGINTHSNEFKESALTLACYKGHLDMVRFLLEAGADQEHKTDEMHTALMEACMDGHVEVARLLLDSGAQVNMPADSFESPLTLAACGGHVELAALLIERGANLEEVNDEGYTPLMEAAREGHEEMVALLLAQGANINAQTEETQETALTLACCGGFLEVADFLIKAGADIELGCSTPLMEAAQEGHLELVKYLLAAGANVHATTATGDTALTYACENGHTDVADVLLQAGANLEHESEGGRTPLMKAARAGHLCTVQFLISKGANVNRATANNDHTVVSLACAGGHLAVVELLLAHGADPTHRLKDGSTMLIEAAKGGHTNVVSYLLDYPNNILSVPAPDLSQLTPPSQDASQVPRVPFQALAMVVPPQEPDRAPSNIATPPPVSSKGVPKQRQAALQPGGPSSVGRGPEAEPLPPFHLCQPLECIVEETEGKLNELGQRISAIEKAQLQSLELIQGEPLTKDKIEELKKSREEQVQKKKKILKELQKVERQLQLKTQQQFTKEYMEAKGLKEEQEAGQSQGPGPGPGSASSGPGTLTTTPGAQTHTSSDTDEEANRDGEHEEQTGEEGEEEEEDDDEEEEGSEEEADGEDDDYAKLPQVGTILYRDGQQPPQQPPLPPSPQAQPQPPPPPLQATFVPIQPLPEYNPADYPGSTSPELQRVLVGQQMLGQQQQGQGQQLAGLGPGMLAQQAPDGLMVATPAQTLTDTLDDIMAAVSSRVPMLNTTTSPTPLSQPPSQTPANIASPPSVLPLYPSVDIDAHTESNHDTALTLACAGGHEELVSVLIARGANIEHRDKKGFTPLILAATAGHVGVVEVLLDKGGDIEAQSERTKDTPLSLACSGGRQEVVELLLLRGANKEHRNVSDYTPLSLAASGGYVNIIKILLNAGAEINSRTGSKLGISPLMLAAMNGHVPAVKLLLDMGSDINAQIETNRNTALTLACFQGRAEVVSLLLDRKANVEHRAKTGLTPLMEAASGGYAEVGRVLLDKGADVNAPPVPSSRDTALTIAADKGHYKFCELLINRGAHIDVRNKKGNTPLWLAANGGHFDVVQLLVHASADVDAADNRKITPLMAAFRKGHVKVVQYLVKEVNQFPSDIECMRYIATIADKELLKKCHQCMETIVKAKDQQAAEANKNASILLKELDLEKSREESKKQALAAKREKRKEKRKKKKEEQKRKQEEEEEQKTKEECFEMQEQKEDSAEETDVPIEPPSATTTTTIGISATSTTFSTAFGKKRASVATTPSANRKSKKNKTKDSSPNEPIILQDPQVALAQHKADKNKIHGEPRGGGGGVTGGNSDSDPLDSTDCASESSSSGGKSQELNYLPDLTSSASSYSSSSSSSSSSAPSSGAAHSQALLPGPEKRHCPQLQSDGKVDNKVTVSISKPTQKAPDASDSTPSSLPSPFKTMSLPVTSPNSKLSLTSPKRGQKREEGWKEVVRRSKKLSVPASVVSRIMGRGGCNITAIQDVTGAHIDVDKQKDKNGERMITIRGGTESTRHAVQLINALIQDPAKELEDLIPRNHIRAPGSKTTLAPFPSTTGATSGSTAGPKALSSLVTSTGVSFQSSSSSSSSSSQAGGKMGKGLSSGVRQPFPVSLPLAYAHPQLALLAAQTMHQIRHPRLPMAQFGGTFSPAASTWGPFPVRPVSPGSANSSPKHNGGSNSSGGQVRSNSSTHSEHSNTASSGAPVTSSSAPNTHTSTGAASPHTPNPSPYNPQPSAPTPSSVRKQLFAPDPKPAGVNPVSITATVTSGSNAVRGTGSPAHHSTTTITPNAPQHPVGPITQPLIQPPKTEPSALAPPGKDKPSLPLENQPVSVSESISSVGFTAPAMALPPKPEPRQQLPPPPSSVSSTEAPPPLLNPQPSSHPPSAPPPVPSHSVAHPNNTVPHFSAPAPRVSHRMQPPGPYYSLPEQQQQQQQQQQQQSVFVPLNAQQEPPKQTQPQASQPTSLPPQAQAQAPGSLQVSSNLGMMNGSQMQHVPSAAKPQQMPPNFGPAGLFNFSSIFDNNSQVGNNQVWGACHLPARSPPEQSYSAPPAYMGMGQMESMMPPPPPDSSKAPGYRSASQRMVNSPIALTSYATSISGSPVYLHGHTAVGTPSFSRQHFSPHPWSASTSGESPVPPPSTVSSSALSASAVAPPPQPKPGSSTQQDRKVPPPIGTERLARIRQTGSVNPPLLTTSYTASVGQGGIWSFGVGSASEAMSGWSQPLMSSHMMHPQLQAEQSAFSQHQPMEQDDTGIANPANNYHQPQHMPNSYMDFPKGMPMSMYGGTMLPPHPPMAEGPGGPMYNGLHTGDPAWSPIIKVVPNNADNSDPQQVWPGTWAPHVGNVHLNHVN, from the exons GCATCGGTAAACTGTCCACTGCCGATGGTAAAGCTTTTGCAGACCCCGAGGTGCTACGGCGGCTGACATCATCTGTGAGTTGTGCCCTGGACGAGGCTGCAGCAGCCCTGACCCGTATGAGAGCTGAAAACACACTCAACGCCGGCCAAGCCGACAA TCTGGTTATTTTCAGCCGTAGTTTAGCGGAGGCGTGCTCAGACGGTGACGTGAACGCAGTGCGCAAACTGCTGGACGAGGGACGGAGCGTCAacgaacacacagaggagggagagagcctgCTGTGCCTCGCCTGCTCTGCTGGCTACTATGAACTTGCACAG GTATTGTTGGCCATGCATGCCAATGTGGAGGACCGGGGCATCAAGGGGGACATAACACCACTGATGGCTGCTGCCAGCGGAGGTTATGTGGACATCGTCAAACTGCTCCTGGTCCATGGGGCAGATGTCAACGCACAGTCCTCCACAG GCAACACAGCTCTGACGTACGCGTGTGCCGGTGGCTTTGTGGATGTGGTGAAGGTGCTGCTGAAGGAGGGTGCTAACATTGAGGACCACAACGAGAATGGACACACACCTCTGATGGAGGCGGCCAGTGCTGGCCACGTGGAGGTGGCCAGGGTACTCCTAGAGTATGGCGCcggcatcaacacacactccaacGAGTTCAAAGAGAGCGCTCTCACACTCGCCTGCTACAAAG GTCACTTGGATATGGTGCGTTTTCTATTGGAGGCTGGGGCGGACCAGGAGCATAAGACAGATGAGATGCACACAGCACTGATGGAGGCTTGCATG GACGGCCATGTGGAGGTAGCGCGACTGCTGTTGGACAGCGGTGCGCAGGTCAACATGCCGGCTGATTCCTTCGAGTCGCCCCTCACCCTTGCAGCTTGCGGaggacatgtggaactggcagcCTTGCTCATAGAGAGAGGAGCCAACTTGGAGGAG GTGAATGATGAGGGCTACACCCCCTTGATGGAGGCAGCCAGAGAAGGCCATGAGGAGATGGTGGCGCTGCTGCTGGCTCAAG GTGCTAACATCAACGCCCAGACGGAAGAGACCCAGGAAACGGCTCTGACCCTGGCTTGCTGTGGAGGCTTCCTGGAAGTGGCCGACTTCCTCATCAAGGCAGGGGCCGACATTGAGCTGGGCTGCTCCACCCCCCTCATGGAAGCTGCACAGGAGGGCCACCTGGAGTTGGTCAAATACCTACTGGCTGCAG GGGCAAACGTTCATGCCACCACGGCAACAGGTGACACTGCGTTGACATATGCGTGTGAGAACGGACACACTGATGTGGCGGATGTGCTGCTGCAGGCTGGAGCCAACCTG GAACATGAGTCTGAAGGGGGGAGGACTCCCTTGATGAAGGCGGCCAGGGCGGGACACCTCTGTACAGTGCAGTTCCTCATCAGCAAAG GTGCTAACGTGAACAGAGCTACAGCCAATAATGATCACACAGTGGTGTCTCTGGCCTGTGCTGGTGGGCATCTGGCTGTGGTGGAGTTGCTGCTGGCGCATGGAGCTGATCCTACACACAGACTCAag GATGGCTCGACCATGCTGATAGAAGCTGCTAAAGGGGGCCACACCAATGTGGTGTCCTACCTGCTGGACTACCCCAACAACATCctgtctgtcccagcccctgatCTCTCCCAGCTCACTCCCCCCTCGCAAGATGCCTCTCAG GTTCCTCGTGTCCCATTCCAAGCTCTCGCCATGGTGGTGCCCCCTCAGGAGCCAGACCGAGCCCCATCAAACATCGCCACACCCCCACCTGTCTCCAGCAAAG gtgtGCCCAAACAGAGGCAGGCGGCCCTCCAGCCCGGTGGCCCCAGCTCAGTGGGCCGGGGGCCTGAAGCAGAGCCTCTGCCACCCTTCCACTTGTGCCAGCCCCTAGAGTGCATTGTGGAGGAGACGGAGGGCAAGCTGAACGAGCTGGGGCAGAGGATCAGCGCCATTGAAAAAGCCCAGCTGCAGTCGCTAGAGCTCATTCAGGGGGAGCCGCTCACCAAAGACAAGATCGAGGAGCTCAAGAAGAGCCGAGAGGAGCAG gtacagaagaagaagaagatcctGAAGGAGCTGCAGAAGGTGGAGCGCCAGCTGCAGCTGAAGACACAGCAGCAGTTCACCAAAGAGTACATGGAGGCGAAGGGCTtaaaggaggagcaggaggctgGGCAAAGCCAGGGCCCGGGCCCGGGGCCGGGTAGTGCCTCGTCTGGCCCGGGGACCCTGACCACCACACCAGGggcccaaacacacaccagctccGACACAGATGAAGAGGCCAACAGAGATGGGGAGCATGAGgagcagacaggagaggaaggggaagag gaggaggaagatgacgatgaggaagaggaaggttcGGAGGAGGAGGCAGACGGAGAAGATGACGACTATGCCAAGCTGCCTCAGGTGGGAACGATCCTCTACAGGGATGGGCAGCAGCCCCCACAGCAGCCTCCTCTGCCCCCTTCGCCCCAGGCCcagcctcagcctcctcctccacctcttcagGCCACCTTCGTTCCCATCCAGCCCCTGCCAGAGTACAACCCTGCAGACTACCCGGGAAGTACCAGCCCAGAGCTGCAGAGGGTTCTGGTGGGGCAGCAGATGctggggcagcagcagcagggccaggGTCAACAGTTGGCCGGGTTAGGCCCAGGTATGCTGGCTCAGCAGGCCCCGGATGGGCTCATGGTGGCTACACCTGCACAGACGCTCACAGACACGCTGGACGACATCATGGCAG CTGTGAGCAGCCGCGTGCCCATGCTGAACACTACAACCTCACCCACACCCCTGTCCCAGCCGCCCTCACAGACGCCCGCTAACATCGCCTCGCCCCCCTCTGTACTGCCCCTCTACCCCTCCGTTGACATTGATGCACAT ACGGAGAGTAACCATGACACTGCGTTGACGCTGGCTTGTGCAGGAGGACACGAGGAGCTGGTGTCTGTCCTCATTGCACGAGGAGCCAACATTGAGCACCGGGACAAAAAAG gTTTCACCCCTCTGATCCTGGCTGCCACTGCGGGCCACGTGGGAGTGGTGGAAGTCCTCCTGGACAAAGGGGGCGACATTGAGGCTCAGTCGGAGAGAACCAAAGACACACCCCTCTCCCTGGCCTGCTCTGGGGGACGCCAGGAG GTGGTGGAGTTGCTGCTGCTACGGGGAGCCAATAAGGAACACCGTAACGTTTCAGACTACACACCTCTCAGCCTGGCTGCCTCCGGGGGTTACGTCAACATCATTAAAATACTCCTCAATGCTGGGGCTGAGATTAACTCCAG GACTGGCAGTAAGCTGGGCATCTCTCCTCTGATGCTGGCAGCCATGAACGGTCACGTACCAGCAGTGAAGCTGCTGCTAGACATGGGCTCGGACATCAACGCCCAAATTGAGACCAACCGCAACACGGCTCTGACCCTGGCCTGCTTCCAGGGCCGGGCAGAGGTTGTCAGTCTGCTGCTGGATCGCAAGGCCAACGTAGAGCACCGTGCAAAG ACTGGTCTGACTCCTCTAATGGAGGCAGCTTCGGGAGGCTATGCAGAGGTGGGCCGAGTGCTGCTGGATAAAGGCGCAGACGTCAACGCCCCTCCTGTCCCCTCATCCCGAGACACTGCCCTCACCATCGCCGCCGACAAAGGCCACTACAAGTTCTGTGAGCTGCTCATCAACAG GGGTGCTCACATCGATGTGCGTAACAAGAAAGGGAACACGCCTCTCTGGCTGGCGGCcaacggtggccattttgatgTGGTCCAGCTCTTGGTGCATGCTAGTGCTGATGTGGATGCAGCCGACAACCGCAAGATCACCCCACTCATGGCTGCCTTTCGCAAG GGTCATGTGAAGGTGGTGCAGTACCTTGTGAAGGAGGTCAACCAATTCCCATCAGACATCGAGTGCATGAGATATATTGCCACCATCGCTGACAAG GAGCTGTTGAAGAAGTGCCACCAGTGCATGGAGACCATTGTCAAAGCCAAAGACCAGCAGGCAGCTGAGGCCAACAAGAACGCTAGCATCCTCCTCAAGGAGCTGGACCTGGAGAAG TCCAGAGAGGAAAGCAAGAAGCAGGCCCTGGCCGCCAAGCGTGAGAAGCGCAAGGAGAAacgcaagaagaagaaggaggagcagaagaggaagcaggaggaagaggaggagcagaaaaccAAGGAGGAGTGCTTTGAGATgcaggagcagaaggaggaCTCAGCTGAAG AAACGGACGTTCCCATTGAGCCTCCGAGtgcaaccaccaccaccaccattgGTATCTCTGCCACCTCCACCACTTTCAGTACCGCCTTTGGTAAGAAGCGAGCTAGTGTGGCCACCACCCCCAGCGCCAATCGTAAGAGCAAAAAGAACAAGACCAAGGACTCCTCACCCAACGAACCCATCATATTACAGGATCCACAG GTGGCGCTAGCACAGCACAAGGCTGACAAGAACAAGATCCACGGTGAGCcacggggtgggggtgggggagtgaCTGGTGGCAACAGCGACTCTGACCCCTTGGATAGCACCGACTGTGCCAgcgagagcagcagcagcggggGCAAGAGTCAGGAGCTCAACTACCTCCCTGACCtcacctcctccgcctcctcctactcctcctcttcctcctcctcctcttcctccgcccCCTCCTCAGGAGCAGCCCACTCCCAGGCCCTCCTGCCCGGCCCAGAGAAGAGACACTGCCCTCAGCTGCAGAGTGACGGCAAGGTGGATAACAAGGTCACAGTCTCCATCTCAAAACCAACGCAAAA AGCTCCAGACGCAAGCGACTCGACCCCCAGCTCCCTGCCCTCTCCATTCAAGACCATGTCTCTGCCCGTCACCTCCCCCAACAGTAAGCTCAGCCTCACCAGCCCCAAGAGAGgccagaagagagaagagggatggaaggaagtgGTCAGAAG ATCCAAGAAGCTGTCTGTGCCAGCCTCGGTGGTGTCTCGGATCATGGGCCGAGGCGGCTGCAACATCACAGCCATCCAGGACGTGACAGGAGCTCACATCGACGTGGACAAACAGAAGGACAAGAACGGAGAGAGGATGATCACCATAAG AGGAGGCACAGAGTCTACAAGGCATGCAGTCCAGCTGATCAACGCTCTGATCCAAGACCCAGCCAAAGAGCTTGAGGATCTGATCCCCCGGAACCACATCAGAGCCCCAGGCTCTAAGACGACCTTGGCTCCCTTCCCCAGCACCACAGGAGCCACCAGTGGTTCGACCGCTGGGCCTAAGGCCCTGAGCTCTTTGGTCACCTCCACTGGGGTCTCCTTCCAGTCCTCCTCATCTtcgtcttcatcctcctctcaggCCGGGGGCAAAATGGGGAAGGGGCTGTCGTCAGGTGTGAGACAACCCTTCCCTGTGTCTCTGCCCCTTGCGTACGCCCATCCCCAGCTGGCTCTACTGGCTGCTCAGACCATGCACCAGATCAGACACCCTCGTCTGCCCATGGCCCAATTTGGTGGCACCTTCTCTCCCGCTGCCAGCACCTGGGGACCGTTCCCTGTGCGGCCTGTGAGTCCCGGCAGCGCTAACAGCTCCCCCAAGCACAATGGAGGGAGCAACAGTAGTGGAGGCCAGGTCAGATCCAACTCTTCCACCCACAGCGAGCATAGCAACACAGCCAGCTCAGGAGCCCCAGTCACTAGCTCCAGCGCTCCTAACACTCACACATCTACAGGTGCAGCCTCGCCTCATACCCCTAATCCCAGCCCCTACAATCCCCAGCCCAGCGCCCCCACCCCTTCCTCTGTCAGAAAACAGCTCTTCGCCCCTGACCCCAAGCCTGCTGGGGTCAACCCCGTGTCTATCACTGCCACTGTTACTAGTGGTAGCAATGCAGTGCGAGGCACAGGGTCTCCTGCCCACCACAGTACGACTACAATTACCCCTAATGCCCCTCAGCACCCAGTCGGACCCATCACGCAGCCCCTCATCCAGCCTCCCAAAACAGAGCCCAGTGCCCTTGCCCCTCCTGGAAAAGACAAGCCCTCTCTGCCTCTAGAGAATCAGCCTGTTTCTGTCAGTGAGAGCATCAGCTCTGTGGGTTTCACTGCCCCTGCCATGGCTTTACCTCCCAAGCCAGAGCCCCGACAGCAGTtacctccccctccctcctctgtatCCTCCACAGAGGCTCCACCACCCCTCCTCAACCCGCAGCCTAGCTCCCACCCCCCCTCAGCGCCTCCTCCTGTCCCCTCACACAGTGTCGCACACCCCAACAACACCGTACCCCACTTCTCTGCCCCGGCACCCAGAGTCTCCCACCGTATGCAGCCTCCAGGGCCTTACTATTCCCttcctgagcagcagcagcaacaacagcagcagcagcaacaacaatctGTGTTCGTGCCCCTCAATGCTCAGCAAGAACCCCCTAAACAGACCCAACCCCAGGCATCCCAGCCCACCAGTCTGCCtccccaggcccaggcccaagCTCCTGGCTCTCTCCAGGTCTCCTCTAACCTGGGGATGATGAACGGTTCCCAGATGCAGCATGTGCCCAGTGCGGCCAAGCCTCAGCAAATGCCCCCAAACTTTGGTCCTGCAGGCCTCTTCAATTTCAGCAGCATCTTTGATAACAATAGCCAG GTGGGGAACAACCAGGTGTGGGGCGCATGCCATCTGCCTGCTCGCTCACCTCCAGAGCAGTCCTACTCAGCCCCACCAGCCTACATGGGCATGGGCCAGATGGAGAGTATgatgccccctcctcccccagacAGCTCCAAAGCCCCTGGCTATCGCTCTGCCTCCCAGAGGATGGTCAACAGCCCCATCG CTTTGACCAGCTATGCCACCAGTATCTCTGGCAGTCCTGTGTATCTGCATGGTCATACGGCCGTTGGCACGCCCTCATTCAGCAGACAGCACTTCTCCCCCCACCCCTGGAGTGCCTCCACATCAG GTGAGTCTCCTGTACCGCCTCCTTCTACGGTGTCGTCCTCCGCCCTTTCTGCCTCGGCTGTGGCCCCTCCTCCCCAGCCCAAGCCTGGCAGCTCCACACAGCAGGACCGGAAGGTTCCCCCACCCATCGGCACAGAGCGGCTGGCCAGGATCAGGCAGACGGGTTCAGTCAACCCACCTCTCCTCACCACCAGCTACACGGCGTCTGTCGGACAGGGCGGCATTTGGTCGTTTGGTGTTGGCAGTGCGtctg AGGCCATGTCTGGTTGGTCCCAGCCCCTGATGAGCAGCCACATGATGCATCCTCAGCTGCAGGCGGAGCAGTCGGCCTTCTCTCAGCACCAGCCCATGGAGCAGGATGATACGGGCATTGCAAACCCTGCTAACAACTACCACCAGCCCCAGCACATGCCCAACAGCTACATGGACTTCCCTAAG GGGATGCCCATGTCGATGTATGGAGGAACCATGCTGCCCCCTCATCCTCCCATGGCAGAGGGGCCGGGGGGACCAATGTACAACGGCTTGCACACTGGTGACCCCGCATGGAGCCCCATTATCAAAGTGGTCCCAAACAACGCAGATAACTCTGACCCACAGCAG gtGTGGCCTGGTACCTGGGCGCCTCACGTGGGCAATGTGCACCTGAACCACGTCAACTAG